A stretch of DNA from Oryzias melastigma strain HK-1 unplaced genomic scaffold, ASM292280v2 sc03862, whole genome shotgun sequence:
GCTGAGGGGCCCATGTTTTTCTGATGGGGGCTGTGTGGTTACAGGAGCTGGCGGGCAAAGACCAGGAGAGGGTTGGGGAAGTGAGCCGAGTGAaggtggagctgcaggagcagatTGCGTTGCTGCAGGCAGAGATGACGGCACAGGGGGGGCTCAAAGCAAAGATCAACGCTCTGGAGAGAGAGCTGAAAGGTTCAGTCACTGGATTGTTATGTGTTCTCAGAGACGGTGGATCCAGATTCATATACTGTCTTTCTTCCATCTTGTAGTGCGGGGAAGCAACCACAGGGAGGCGCTCCTCGACAAAGAGAGTGAGATATCTTCCATGCTGGAGAAGCTGCGACTAAAAGAGGCTGAAATCCAGAGAATGAGGGAGGATGAGGCCCACAGAGCCAGCTGCCTGCAGAGTGCCATCCTGGCCTACGTCCAGGGCTCCCCCCTGGGACACTTCAGCAGCCCCAGGAAGTGACCAAGACCTCTAACGGGCCCCTGAGAGTCCTCACTGGTCTCTGAGGGTCATCGCTGGTCTCTGAGGGTCATCACTGGTCTCTGAGGGTCCTCAGTGGTCTCTGAGGGTCCTCAGTGGTCTCTGAGGGTCATCACTGCTCCCTTAAGGTCATCATTGATCTTTAGGACTCTGAGTTTGCAGAAGAACAACCCGACCGTGATTATAGATCATGGTTCTGCACCAGCCGGGGAAGAAGGGCTTTTTCGTGTTTTTATAAT
This window harbors:
- the LOC112139622 gene encoding leucine-rich repeat-containing protein 45, with amino-acid sequence MEMDGCRRRVEELQQELAGKDQERVGEVSRVKVELQEQIALLQAEMTAQGGLKAKINALERELKVRGSNHREALLDKESEISSMLEKLRLKEAEIQRMREDEAHRASCLQSAILAYVQGSPLGHFSSPRK